In one Acanthochromis polyacanthus isolate Apoly-LR-REF ecotype Palm Island chromosome 20, KAUST_Apoly_ChrSc, whole genome shotgun sequence genomic region, the following are encoded:
- the irf9 gene encoding interferon regulatory factor 9 gives MAAGRMRSTRRLRSWMVEQVNSAKYPGLVWDDDNKTMFRIPWKHAGKQDFRKDEDAAIFKAWAEFKGKPTDGGQDNPAAWKTRLRCALNKSPEFDEVMDRAQLDISEPYKVYRLVPLNEQGVLVPEKKCKEKPSRRPKRRRSSDSESDDSSQMKQIKAEEVTSQLSVEEILLHTDVEIEEPTPCTTIIQRDAVEEIRLDVRIEESVAPPAGAQDSFNVTIHYLGQEVHKRQINGTDVRITYQPSAPIPPTPAALKNRFPRIPLPEPPSTLPAGPELQALYTLLPFMEKGVVLTSTPQGVYGKRFCQGRVFWTGPHSTTAGLHKMERNTEPVLLFSKDAFRQQLDNFRTNGGEPPQCFITLCFGEELSNAEDPSKKLIIVQISLPWAEEQVQSTQSFLDSMSFLQSLASQSPKGEITLTLVPVASPTS, from the exons ATGGCAGCGGGCAGAATGCGCTCCACCCGCAGACTGCGCTCCTGGATGGTGGAGCAG GTCAACAGCGCTAAATACCCGGGGCTGGTTTGGGACGACGACAACAAAACAATGTTCCGAATCCCTTGGAAACACGCCGGGAAGCAGGACTTCCGCAAAGACGAGGACGCCGCCATCTTCAAG GCCTGGGCGGAGTTTAAAGGGAAGCCGACGGACGGCGGTCAGGACAACCCGGCTGCCTGGAAAACCCGGCTACGCTGCGCCTTGAACAAGAGTCCGGAGTTTGACGAGGTGATGGACCGAGCCCAGCTGGACATCTCTGAACCCTACAAGGTTTACCGGCTGGTTCCCCTCAACGAGCAGG gTGTGCTGGTTCCGGAGaagaaatgcaaagaaaaacccTCCAGGAGGCCgaagaggagaagaagcagcGATTCTGAAAGCGACGACAGCAGCCAGATGAAGCAGATAAAGGCGGAAGAAGTGACGTCTCAGCTG AGCGTCGAAGAAATTCTGTTACACACCGACGTCGAGATTGAAGAGCCGACTCCGTGCACCACCATCATCCAGAGAGACG CGGTGGAGGAGATCCGGCTGGACGTGAGGATCGAGGAGAGCGTCGCACCTCCTGCAGGAG CTCAGGACTCCTTCAACGTGACGATTCACTATTTAGGACAAGAGGTCCACAAACGTCAGATCAACGGCACCGATGTCCGGATCACCTACCAGCCGTCGGCTCCGATTCCCCCGACGCCGGCCGCCCTGAAGAACAGGTTTCCTCGGATCCCGCTGCCGGAGCCTCCGTCCACGCTGCCGGCCGGCCCGGAGCTGCAGGCGCTCTACACCCTGCTGCCCTTCATGGAGAAAGGTGTGGTGCTCACCTCCACGCCGCAGGGGGTCTACGGCAAGAGGTTCTGCCAGGGCCGGGTGTTCTGGACGGGTCCACACTCGACCACGGCCGGCCTGCACAAGATGGAGAGGAACACGGAGCCGGTGCTGCTGTTCAGCAAAGACGCCTTCAGGCAGC aactgGATAATTTTCGTACGAACGGCGGCGAACCTCCTCAGTGCTTCATCACTTTGTGTTTCGGAGAAGAGCTGAGTAACGCCGAGGACCCGTCTAAGAAACTGATCATAGTTCAG ATTTCTCTTCCGTGGGCAGAAGAGCAGGTCCAGAGCACCCAGTCCTTCTTGGACTCCATGAGCTTCCTCCAGTCTCTGGCCAGTCAGTCTCCAAAGGGGGAAATTACTCTGACGCTGGTCCCGGTCGCTTCGCCCACCTCTTAA